The genomic interval TAAAATCGCTGTCCATCTTAAAACCCAAGTTTGAGACTGTTGGCTTTAAGAAACCTGCCAAAGGACCCAAATCAATTGAGCAGGGTTCACAAAAGCCACTGGGACCAAACACCatcatttcagttcttttctcATTAAGATATAAAAAGTTTAGGGCCAACCAGGCTTTGATGTCTTCAAGAGATGCCAGAAGAGGTGCAAGAGAGACAGCATTTTTCCTTTAAGGGGCACATATATCTGACTATCGTCAGCATAAAAGTGATACAACATGCCATGCCTTCTTTGGACTGATCTCAGGTgcagtaaatacaaagagaaaagCAGGAGCCCTAAGATCGACCTCTGGGGAATCCCATAAGTAAATGAAGCAGAGCTGGACTCTGTCGGAGAGATAGGACTTAAACCACTCCTCCTGTCCCTCATCACCTCGCTTTGCACTGTCTGACTGTCACATTTCTGTTgctcttctttctctcctccaTCAGCCATGCTCAGCTGTTTTAGTCTCTGATTGTGTCACTTCCCTCTTTGGTGAGAAAAAACCAGAGATACTGCCTTTCCTCTATATTCATGGAAGATTAGAAgtttccagtgttttccttgAAAAACTTTTAGTCAtttgagcttttctttttcaaatctaACTTCAGGACTACTCTAACATTACATTCACAGGCAGCaaaataatgttcttttttttgacTCAAAATCTGCATCAAAAATATTGAAACCAATCATTTCCTAATATGATGTAGTTATTTAGTGTTACTACTTTGTTTCCATGGTGCTGCCTTCTGTCCGTGCGGCGCCCTCCTTGCTTACCTCGTCTCAGGTtgaaaacaaagctgttttGGGCCTCTGTCAAGTTACCTTGTGCTACTTTCAATGCAGTTGGAGATCTGAGCTTTACGCTTGTGAATGTCGGTTTGCTATAATTATTATCCCTTAAATTCAATGCTTTGATTTAGACTGGTAGTTGCCACCTTATGCCAGCCCGGTAGACCTGCCCATGTTTACCAGTAAGTACAAGTAGTAAAATTCTTTTAGCCTGTTGTAGGTTGAGGAATGTAGCCAAGGAAAAGTAGAAAGAAAGATTGGAATTtaagaaacactttttttccttttcttaataaaataatcttttacaGCAGAAATGTGCATGTAATTTGTCCTTGTGCTCTGTGTGTAAACCAGGACGTGAATCAGAAACTGCAGGAGGACAACCAGGAGTTGCGGGACCTGTGCTGCTTCTTGGATGATGACAGACAGAAGGGGAAGCGAGTGTCGCGGGAGTGGCAGCGTCTGGGCCGCTACAGCGCTGGCCTGATGAGGAAAGAGGTGGCCATTTACCTGCAGAAGTTAAAAGAGCTGGAACAGCGGCAGGTGGAGGTGGTTCGGGAGAATTTGGAGCTCAAAGAGGTGTGTTTAATGCTAGAGGAGGAGAGAGCTGCAGccacagctggaggaggagaaggtggTGTTGGCAGCCAGGGAGACCCAGGCTGCAGCAACTCTGTAGACAGTCAGAATAGTCTGTCTCAGCTGGGTGGAGGCATGCATGTGCTTGGCCTACTGCGGGATGTTGGTGATGGTAGCAGCGCCTCCAGTGCAGGAAGCACAGATATCCCTGATAACACCCACCAGAAACCCCCTCCTCTGAAGTCCAATACTGGCGCAGGACCTGCACCAAGATACCTCTCCTCAGAGCAACATGGAGATCTGTGTGGATCCACTGGCAGGAGGCACAGCTCAACTCCCGAGTACCACACCTTCCCCCAATCTTGCCGCCCCAGAGGTGGGTCCCTCACTAACCTGGACCCCCTGGGGCTTCAAGGACACAGCCCAGATAAACACAGCAAGTCTCCCTCCAGGGTATCATGTGATTCCCACCTCAAACCCTGCAGCTCTGACCTACTAGcccagaaacagctgctgatgTCAGGGCAAGCGTCACCAGGCACTGTGAGGGGCTCAGTTAAGTCCAGCCCAGAGCTGAATCAGAGACACTGGCAGGTAAACATGGCAGGGCCTGGCTGTGGGAATCCTGAGACCAAGCAGACAGGGATAGGAAGCCTGGCGCACCTGAGGAAAGGGCGGGTAATTGTGGGGAGCCCAGAATCTATGCGACGGCACCACCTTTATCAGAACAGCCCTGGGATAGACTGTGGCGAGGGGAATTGTAGCAATGGCTCCTCTGGAAGAGAAGGGGACCAAAAGGGGACCATAGTAGAGGAGATTACCCCGCACCAGAGTCTGTACAACGGTAGGCACATGGTAACTCttatcttgtattttatttataacctAGTTATAAAAAGGTAATAAACACCAGCAAAATTTACAGCTTAATAAACAATATTTGAGTTGATGGATGAGGATTTGAACATCTGAACAGATTTTACAACcccagctttaaaaaaaatgggacacttcgtaaaatgtaaataaaaacagaatgcaatgatttgtaaaCCTCTTCAACCCACATTTTATTCCAAGTtgaacataaaatatatatgagATGTTGAAGCTTGGaacattttacctttttatggaaaatacaAGCTCAGTTTGATCTGATgacagcaacatgtctgtaaaaaagttggacaggagcaacaaaaggcagGAAAAGAAATTgtaacaaaccaaaaaacatcTAGAGGAACATTTGGCAACTAATTAGTTTAAttagcaacaggtcagtaacatgatggAGAATTTcaaagaggcagagtctctcagatgtaaagctGGATAGaagttcaccaatctgagacacaaattgtggaacaatttcagaaaaatgttcctcaacttAAGCTTTGGTAAAACTTTGAAACTTTTAAAGTTTCAAAACTTTGAAAGACGATCACACCACATACAGTGTAAAGTATCAAAAGAATCAGGAGAATTCAACATGGGACAAGGCTAAAAGTtcaactggatgctggtgatcttctgcattaaaagcagatatggttctgtactggaaaccactgcatggactcagtaAGACTTCCAGAagtcactgtctgtgaacacagttcaccctgaaatctgCAAGTGCATGCAaaaaagaagccagatgtgaacaggatgcAGAAACCATGCCGTCTTTTCAGGACcaaagcttatttaaaatggtctgaggcaaagtggaaacctgttctgtagtcaggtggagaaaataaacatatacGCGCAGATTAAACTATAGTCGCATGTGAACACATCAAACCCCACAAGAAGAAATCCACATGTGTGAGCGTCGGCCTGCTCTGTGTGAGGGAGCAGCTCTTCGGGCTTGCCTGACCACTGTCGGGCTCTCTAAGTCATTGTAAGCATGACGAAAGCTCATCCTGACTGATTGATATGTGGtgttatgggctcgacacatggGAGGTgaccaacaacagcaacaggCAAAACTTATTGCCACCCAGGTGAAACCGAACACAAGAGAAAGACgaccctgggttcatcctattttacaaacaaggaaacagcatcatcatttgatggtctcaaggctgatccaggtAAATCCAGGACCTACGTTCGTACAAATTAACCCTGGTGCCATGTGGCTGCCTTTTCATTCACATTTCTATAATTTCCCACCAAGTATGGGAAAGTCAAACACAGCTAAAAGGATCTGTTCcatcattttaaagtgtttgcagatTGCATTGTAtagcctgctctcagctcattggtcagtcagtGAAACTCTTgctggttggttgtagtgccatctgacagcaacaaaaattggacatttttctattttcttgtttcaCGTTGCAAACCCCCATGTGTACGTCTACGTGAATaagcacaacatttcacatgcacaaatgtcgcctgtcacttggctggaggagggcagcaattTTCACCTCATCGCgcaagttccataggaaatgatggCGAAGGAGCGACGTTGCCTCCATGTGTCCTgaccataatttttttttcttcttttttttttttttttagaacaaagtctttttattgttattttacagtttcatatttagattaaacacaacaacacagaacaaccccccacccccactatACCGGATCATTAGACATGTAAACAGTTGTCAGGCATCTAGAATGACATCATACAATTCTTAAGACAGGTTTGTGCATACACAACATAACGAGTTACACAAAATTATCAGCGGACACACTttcaaaataacacattaatggCAGCCACATGCCATAAAACTTCTCAACTGACACTTTTATGCTATATCTAATCTTTTCCAAATGTATATGACACATGACCTCTCTAATCCAGGGTCCATATGTTGGAGGGTGTGAATCCTTCCATTTACACAGAATAAGTCTTCTAGCTAGCAAAGAGCAAAAAACAATTATGTTCATCTGATACCTGCTAAAAGAAGCATCCACTTTGATCACCCCAAATGATTGCAGTCAAAGGACACGGGTGCACAGTTTTCCCACATATCTTGGAAAATGCATCAAAAATATCCATGAAGTTTCAGACAAATCCAAAACATGTGTAGAAGTGTAGCAGCGGTTTGTTTGCAATGATCACATGCAGGATCCAGGTCCAACTTAATCTTGGACAGTTTGTCTTTGGACCAATGCAGCCGGTGCATCACTTTAAACTGAATAACAGCATGTCTCAAACACACTGAGGACATGTGAATGTTCTGTATGACCTTTTGCCAGACCTTGTCCGAGATGTTTTCATCCAAGTCCAATTCCCATTTGTGTTTCAGAACGTCCAGATTGTTCTCATGGTATGAACTGAGCACCTTGTAAATCCTGCTCAAGACCTGTTTGGTGACTGTACCACAATCAAATATCCTGTCCACAAGGGACCGAGAGGGACATAAAGGAAAACAGTTAGAATTAGCCATTAGAAAATTTCTCAATTGCAGATATCTAAAAAACTGCGATCTTTGGATATTAAATTTCTCTACCAGTTGTTCAAATGAGGCAAACTTATTACCAATATACAGGTTATAAAGTGAATGTAGTCCGTTCAAAGCCCATATATTAAAAGCCTCATCAGTTACAGAAGGAATAAACATGTGGTTCTTTGTCACAGGGGCAGCAAACAATAACCTGGTGAAACCAAAAGACCGTCTACATTGATTCCAAATCTTGTGTGGACAACAACTGGATTAGAGGAGTATGTTGAAATTGGTTGCTGGAATGGTAACTGAGAACAGAGTAATGCCGCAGGAGAGCTGAATGTAATTGAGGCCCTCTCCAAAGTCACCCAGCTTGGCACAGAAGTGTCCCCTCTTAACCAATATAACCACACTCTGATATTAGCTGCCCAATAATAGTACATAAAATTAGGAAGTGCCATGCCCCCCATATTAGGGGGCAGCTGTAATATCTGATGATCCTAGgatgttttttattctaaataaagGACGATAGCTGGCTACCCTGGTTTGAAAAGAATGATTTAGAGAGAAAAATCGGCAAGCTTtggaacaaataaagaaatctaGGTAATACAGTCATTTTGATTGAATTGATCCTTCCCCCTAGGGAGAGAGGCAAGGATTCCCAACGAGCAATGTCTTGTTTAAGATTTGCCAACAAAGGATGATAGTTAGCCCTATACAGGTCCTTAAAATTGCGTGTTACCCAAATACCCAGATATTTAAGTTTTTCTGCACTAACTTTAAATGGGACTGTGCCAGCAGTTTTCCCTTCCAGAGAGGTCACGGGCATCATCTCACTTTTCTGAACATTAACCTTATAGCCAGAAATCTTCCCAAATTTACCTAGTAAGATCAATAACTCTGGGATACTGGACCAGGGGTCCGAAATATACAAaagcgtatcatcagcataaaggcAAACCTTATGCACAGAGCCCATACGATTTATACCTTTAATGACTAAGCTCTTTCTTACAGCAACAGCCAAAGGTTCAATTGCAATCACAAATAAGAGGGGCGAGAGCGGGCATCCCTGCCTCGTATCTCTTTGTAATTCAAAGTAGCTGGATATGTTATTATTGGTACATACCACTGCCATTGGAGAAGAATAAAGCAATTTTATCCATGAAATAAATCTAGGGCCAAATTTGAATATTTCTAAAGTCTTGAAAAGATAATCCCACTCTACCCAGTCAAATGTTTTTCAGCATCAAGGGAGAGTATCACTTCATCGTCATTGTGGCCGGGCAGAGTGGGAGCATACAACACTCTAAACAGCCgtctaatattaaaaaaagactggTGATTTTTCACAAACCCCATCTGGTCAGGTGAAACAATAGTGGGGACTTACCTCTCAAGGCGCCTTGCCAAGAAATTTGCGAAAATCTTTGCATCCGTGTTAAGAAGCGACAGGCCGGTATGAGCTACAATTTAGAGggtttttatcctttttaagTAATAAAGAGATAATAGCTTGACGCATAGATAATGGAAGTGACAAGGTAACAGAAGACTCATTGAAAACTGACAATAAGGGGGAGAGCAGTTCTgaaaatttcttaaaaaattcAGCTGAAAAGCCATCTGGCCCTGGGGACTTGCCACTTTGCATGTCTCTAATTGCCGAAGCTATCTTAGTTACCGAAATGTCTTTTTCCAATTCATCGGCCAGATCTGAGCTTACAGAGGGAACATTTATGCCTTCAAAGAAGGACTCCAAATCAGATAGGTTAGAGGATGAGTCTGGAGAGTA from Melanotaenia boesemani isolate fMelBoe1 chromosome 16, fMelBoe1.pri, whole genome shotgun sequence carries:
- the LOC121655192 gene encoding coiled-coil domain-containing protein 85A-like, with protein sequence MKGAESPAEDISKISDEELLKWGKEELVRRLRRAEVEKRCVIMEHGNLMREVNRRLQQHLTEIRSLKDVNQKLQEDNQELRDLCCFLDDDRQKGKRVSREWQRLGRYSAGLMRKEVAIYLQKLKELEQRQVEVVRENLELKEVCLMLEEERAAATAGGGEGGVGSQGDPGCSNSVDSQNSLSQLGGGMHVLGLLRDVGDGSSASSAGSTDIPDNTHQKPPPLKSNTGAGPAPRYLSSEQHGDLCGSTGRRHSSTPEYHTFPQSCRPRGGSLTNLDPLGLQGHSPDKHSKSPSRVSCDSHLKPCSSDLLAQKQLLMSGQASPGTVRGSVKSSPELNQRHWQVNMAGPGCGNPETKQTGIGSLAHLRKGRVIVGSPESMRRHHLYQNSPGIDCGEGNCSNGSSGREGDQKGTIVEEITPHQSLYNALISAGCCTNSCQSVKLWDSFDAS